One Gemmatimonas sp. DNA segment encodes these proteins:
- a CDS encoding DUF6691 family protein, which translates to MLKSALGAGALFGFGLAFSTMIQPRVVLSFLRFQDMGLMLVLGGAVVVTFLAYRFVPQLLRRPLLGGTFGAHESVMDRSTIIGAAIFGIGWGITGVCPGPAIAGLGAGSWELGYAIGGIALGALVQGFTAPRES; encoded by the coding sequence ATGCTCAAGTCTGCGCTCGGCGCCGGTGCCCTCTTCGGATTCGGCCTCGCGTTTTCCACGATGATTCAACCGCGCGTCGTGCTCAGCTTCCTCCGTTTTCAGGACATGGGACTGATGCTGGTGCTGGGCGGTGCGGTGGTGGTCACGTTCCTGGCCTATCGCTTCGTACCGCAGCTGTTGCGGCGGCCGCTGTTGGGCGGCACGTTCGGCGCGCACGAGTCGGTGATGGATCGATCGACGATCATCGGCGCGGCGATCTTCGGCATCGGATGGGGCATCACCGGCGTGTGTCCGGGACCGGCGATCGCGGGGCTTGGCGCCGGTAGCTGGGAATTGGGGTATGCGATCGGTGGTATTGCGCTCGGTGCGCTGGTGCAGGGATTCACGGCGCCGCGCGAATCGTGA
- a CDS encoding YeeE/YedE thiosulfate transporter family protein, with protein sequence MTPFPQGWTHYLAGGLTIGLGVSVLFALTGLIGGMSSVYSSTWSYVVRRPFFQQPRLVNSRAWRLAYAAGLIVGAFVWWLLLGHGERVAVSIPPWQLAIGGVLVGYGARLSRGCTSGHGICGLASLKLPSLLAVLTFMATAFITANAMARLGGS encoded by the coding sequence ATGACACCGTTTCCGCAGGGCTGGACCCACTATCTCGCTGGTGGCCTCACCATCGGTCTCGGGGTCAGCGTGCTGTTCGCGCTGACCGGCCTGATCGGCGGAATGAGCTCCGTGTATTCGTCGACGTGGTCATACGTCGTACGGCGGCCGTTCTTTCAGCAGCCCCGCTTGGTGAACAGCCGAGCGTGGCGTCTGGCGTACGCGGCGGGGCTGATCGTCGGCGCGTTCGTGTGGTGGCTGCTGCTCGGACACGGAGAGCGCGTGGCGGTGTCGATTCCGCCCTGGCAGCTCGCGATCGGCGGTGTGCTGGTAGGGTACGGCGCGCGGTTGTCACGCGGCTGTACGTCGGGGCATGGCATCTGCGGCCTGGCGTCGCTCAAGCTGCCGTCCTTGCTGGCGGTCCTGACGTTCATGGCGACGGCGTTCATCACGGCGAATGCCATGGCGCGCCTTGGTGGGAGCTGA
- a CDS encoding carboxypeptidase-like regulatory domain-containing protein — protein sequence MRRRRGVLTVRSALFAAMCAALYTATAAAQSTVPTRPDSTTSSRATVYGIVNDSIAARPLAGAVVQLVTTDTLANFGRTIVSDSTGRFTFDDVPAGRYTLGFFHPMLDSVGLDPMLRSVAVTGVGAVRADLAVPSPATLRTAICGAPNAQGTGGVLIGSVHAALGRAPAAGVTVIAEWIELTFGAGGMTRRMPRRTAITRENGWFSLCNVPGPGLLMLMATRGADSTAMVEVQMPAAGFQRRELYLGPARVAAGADSTRRVHVGEGRLSGIVGTTTDGRPLSGAQISIVDGPQTRSNARGEWTLTDAPPGTRMLEVRAVGYYPERRAVDIVDSVAPLRVALATFKSVLDTMKISAARTVDQNLVGFQERRRSSMGRFLTPRDIAVRQPFTTSEIFRAVPGLFLDRTMDAEEKVMMRGLFADRCEPAIYINGQWMNALTSGDLDGFIRPNDIAGIEVYAAGQVPAQFQPGLGGCGSLVFWTK from the coding sequence ATGCGACGTCGACGAGGAGTGCTGACCGTACGCTCGGCGCTCTTTGCCGCGATGTGCGCGGCGCTGTACACCGCGACGGCGGCGGCGCAAAGCACGGTACCGACTCGGCCGGACAGCACAACGTCGAGTCGGGCGACCGTGTACGGCATCGTGAACGACAGCATCGCCGCTCGTCCACTTGCCGGCGCCGTTGTTCAACTCGTGACCACTGACACGCTCGCCAACTTCGGACGCACGATCGTCTCCGACTCCACGGGTCGATTCACCTTCGACGACGTGCCGGCCGGACGCTACACGCTCGGATTTTTCCATCCGATGCTCGACTCGGTCGGACTCGACCCGATGCTACGTAGCGTCGCCGTAACCGGCGTGGGCGCCGTCCGCGCCGATCTGGCCGTGCCCTCGCCCGCGACGCTACGGACCGCCATCTGCGGCGCGCCGAACGCGCAGGGCACCGGTGGCGTGTTGATCGGCTCCGTGCACGCGGCGCTCGGACGTGCACCGGCCGCCGGCGTGACGGTGATCGCCGAGTGGATCGAACTCACGTTTGGCGCAGGGGGCATGACGCGACGCATGCCACGCCGCACGGCGATCACCCGCGAAAACGGCTGGTTCTCCCTCTGCAACGTGCCGGGCCCTGGCCTGCTGATGCTCATGGCCACGCGCGGGGCCGACAGCACCGCGATGGTCGAAGTGCAGATGCCTGCCGCCGGCTTTCAGCGGCGTGAGTTGTACCTCGGTCCCGCCCGCGTGGCCGCCGGTGCCGACAGCACGCGCCGCGTGCATGTGGGGGAGGGTCGCTTGAGCGGAATCGTGGGTACCACGACCGACGGCCGTCCGCTGTCCGGCGCGCAAATCAGTATCGTCGACGGGCCGCAGACGCGTTCCAACGCCCGCGGCGAGTGGACACTCACCGACGCGCCACCGGGCACGCGCATGCTGGAAGTCCGCGCCGTGGGCTACTATCCCGAGCGCCGCGCGGTGGACATCGTCGATAGCGTGGCGCCGCTGCGTGTCGCTCTGGCGACCTTCAAGTCGGTGCTCGACACCATGAAGATCAGCGCCGCGCGTACCGTCGACCAGAATCTGGTCGGCTTTCAGGAGCGTCGCCGCTCGAGCATGGGCCGCTTTCTCACGCCCCGTGACATCGCCGTGCGGCAGCCCTTTACCACGTCGGAGATTTTCCGCGCGGTCCCCGGACTCTTTCTCGACCGTACGATGGACGCCGAGGAGAAGGTGATGATGCGCGGCCTGTTCGCAGATCGCTGCGAACCCGCGATCTACATCAACGGCCAGTGGATGAACGCCCTCACCTCAGGCGACCTGGACGGCTTCATCCGGCCGAATGACATCGCGGGTATCGAGGTGTATG
- a CDS encoding BON domain-containing protein: protein MIRTRMRTRGFISAVTLSVALALTACAPKDADIKAAADTAIVGVSGVSVAVTNGVATISGQFADEATRTSTTAKVAAVKGVKSVADSSTIAPPPVVISPDDALLTSVAAALAAFPTLSATVSDGVVTLNGEIKRSDLPMAMQALSALNPKKIDNKATVKK, encoded by the coding sequence ATGATTCGCACACGCATGCGCACACGCGGCTTCATCTCCGCTGTCACGCTTTCTGTCGCCTTGGCACTCACCGCCTGCGCGCCGAAAGATGCCGACATCAAGGCCGCCGCGGATACGGCGATCGTCGGCGTATCCGGCGTGTCGGTCGCGGTGACCAACGGCGTCGCCACGATTTCCGGCCAGTTCGCCGACGAAGCAACACGCACATCGACCACCGCCAAGGTGGCAGCGGTGAAGGGCGTCAAGTCGGTGGCCGACAGCTCCACCATCGCGCCGCCGCCGGTTGTGATTTCGCCCGACGATGCGCTGCTGACCAGTGTCGCCGCCGCCCTCGCCGCGTTCCCGACGCTCTCGGCGACGGTCAGCGACGGTGTGGTGACGCTGAACGGCGAGATCAAGCGATCTGATCTGCCTATGGCGATGCAGGCCCTCTCCGCGCTCAACCCGAAGAAGATCGACAACAAGGCCACGGTGAAGAAATGA
- a CDS encoding M91 family zinc metallopeptidase, translating into MGWFSRTPKISKPVPVFHAAAPVRYPNTMIEIRPSAQTLPGGGNYTDTVYRHLMEIESTTVGAALFAELARLGKTQTILYAGPNSNQAAGGLGGYKKLRKAHDQGDKVAFAAELAATLLACPHDKQWLARQLYETPIHTWTGAVLPSPFRNPRRVAPPVLPGGAKPVPPTPIQLAVANIDSWLAGTTIPDVDQMDVLATVLQTWLRSGNGCGTRINYDPHKDSAGGLPRPPHAALFHELVHAYYNACGDQLGREDSSIESAGGRLFELMSVGLVPFDTRPFTENKFRAEWPGGCAPRAKYP; encoded by the coding sequence ATGGGATGGTTCTCACGCACACCGAAGATCAGCAAGCCCGTTCCGGTGTTTCATGCCGCGGCGCCAGTCCGCTACCCGAACACGATGATCGAGATTCGCCCGTCCGCGCAAACCTTGCCGGGCGGCGGAAACTATACCGATACCGTCTACCGGCACCTCATGGAGATCGAATCCACGACGGTCGGCGCGGCCCTGTTTGCGGAACTCGCACGACTCGGGAAAACGCAAACCATTCTGTATGCCGGACCGAACAGTAATCAGGCTGCAGGCGGACTCGGCGGTTACAAGAAGCTGCGAAAGGCGCACGACCAAGGGGACAAGGTCGCATTCGCGGCCGAACTGGCGGCGACGTTGCTGGCCTGTCCGCACGACAAGCAGTGGCTCGCCAGGCAGCTCTACGAGACCCCGATCCATACGTGGACCGGAGCGGTTTTACCAAGTCCGTTCCGCAATCCGAGGCGTGTCGCGCCGCCGGTCTTGCCGGGCGGGGCGAAGCCGGTGCCGCCCACCCCGATCCAGCTCGCCGTCGCGAACATCGACTCGTGGCTCGCTGGGACGACGATTCCGGACGTGGATCAGATGGACGTCCTGGCGACCGTATTGCAGACGTGGCTGCGCTCCGGCAACGGCTGCGGCACGCGCATCAATTATGATCCGCACAAGGATTCGGCCGGCGGTCTGCCCCGTCCGCCGCACGCCGCCCTCTTTCACGAGCTCGTGCACGCATACTACAACGCGTGCGGCGACCAACTCGGTCGCGAAGACAGCTCGATCGAGTCCGCTGGCGGCCGACTCTTCGAACTGATGTCCGTCGGGCTGGTACCATTCGATACCCGGCCATTCACCGAAAACAAGTTCCGCGCGGAATGGCCCGGTGGCTGCGCCCCACGCGCCAAGTACCCCTGA
- a CDS encoding ATP-binding cassette domain-containing protein, whose translation MSHDAALRVRALHAARGEQAILRGLDLDVAAGEVCAVMGVSGAGKTTVLRVVAALQPFSAGTVEIGSVALQPGALPPESRLRALRRRVGVVFQSHALFEHLTAIENVMLAPIHALGQSRAEAKDTATRLLESLGVSARAHAYPRQLSGGEAQRVAIARALAPDPQLLLMDEPTSALDPARRAALGESVRALAAQARGLLIVTHDAEFARSFADRVVVLSHGTIAEQGPAREVLP comes from the coding sequence ATGAGCCACGACGCCGCATTGCGTGTACGCGCGCTGCACGCCGCCCGTGGCGAACAGGCCATCCTGCGCGGACTCGACCTCGACGTCGCCGCCGGAGAAGTGTGCGCGGTCATGGGCGTGTCGGGTGCCGGGAAGACCACGGTGTTGCGAGTCGTCGCCGCGCTGCAGCCGTTCTCCGCAGGCACCGTAGAGATTGGAAGCGTCGCGCTCCAACCCGGCGCCCTACCGCCAGAGTCGCGGCTCCGCGCGCTGCGTCGTCGCGTGGGCGTTGTCTTCCAGAGCCACGCGCTATTCGAGCATCTCACGGCGATCGAGAACGTGATGCTGGCGCCGATCCACGCGCTCGGACAATCGCGCGCCGAGGCCAAGGACACGGCCACGCGCTTGCTCGAATCGCTCGGCGTGTCCGCACGCGCGCACGCGTATCCACGGCAACTCTCGGGCGGCGAAGCACAACGCGTAGCGATCGCCCGAGCGCTCGCCCCCGATCCACAGTTGCTCCTGATGGACGAGCCCACGTCCGCCCTCGATCCCGCCCGCCGCGCGGCGCTCGGCGAGTCGGTTCGTGCGCTCGCCGCTCAAGCGCGCGGCTTGCTGATCGTGACGCATGACGCCGAGTTCGCGCGTAGCTTCGCCGATCGTGTCGTGGTGCTGTCGCACGGCACCATCGCCGAACAGGGTCCGGCGCGCGAGGTGCTCCCGTAG
- a CDS encoding SH3 domain-containing protein: MTLEAKYAELINAVNSGGATNVAVRTQDNVLYIDGVVPTGEAKDAAWGIYDTIDPDFRSGDLVLNLDVSPAAPSTRLKVTTESSNLNIRKGPGTDQPIIGKAAHHSEVTLLSKYNGEWALVRSANGEEGYCSLKYLTAI; this comes from the coding sequence ATGACCCTCGAAGCCAAGTACGCAGAGCTCATCAACGCCGTGAATAGCGGTGGCGCGACGAACGTCGCCGTGCGGACACAGGACAACGTGCTCTACATCGATGGCGTCGTTCCGACCGGCGAGGCGAAAGACGCGGCGTGGGGGATCTACGACACGATCGACCCCGACTTTCGCAGTGGTGATCTCGTGCTCAACCTCGACGTGTCACCCGCCGCACCGTCCACGCGGCTCAAGGTCACGACGGAGAGCTCAAACCTGAACATCCGCAAAGGACCAGGCACCGATCAGCCGATCATCGGCAAAGCGGCGCACCATTCCGAAGTGACGTTGCTTAGCAAGTACAATGGCGAATGGGCGCTCGTCCGCTCAGCGAACGGTGAAGAAGGGTACTGCTCGCTGAAATACCTGACGGCGATCTAG
- a CDS encoding ABC transporter substrate-binding protein/permease: MIRFATRLLSLAALLVGTWACTSPPDARPVTRPPLRWGGDAEGGAPFVEADAADPTRVRGFDVEIAAMIAQGLGRKPEFVQVAWASIEQSVARGDFTIGMSGLEDRPALHERFAVSLPYYEFREVLAVRAADSARFHTLADLGGRRVATLGSTMAWEMVLAAKIAHGVLPVSYDDDVHPYTDLVSGRVDAVLLDHVLAERSLRRIGGFVIQPAALARGHYVAVLAAGDSVLRDSVNATLRARMRDGALERVFRSWDVWNASQSEFQQRVLQDSVAARDASAATRGTTTSIATYLPALLRAAMITLALSVLAMTLAIVIGIGLAAGRVYGSRPLRILLTAYVEIIRGTPVLLQLFVLYYGLSDVVRLPAFAAAVIGLGLNYAAYESEIYRAALEAIPTLQLEAARTLGLSEVQILRLVRGPQALRLALAPMTNDFVALLKDSSLVSVITVVELTKQTAIYATNAGSWAIPGALCAIVYLSMSLPLSRMARRLEQRWTLS, from the coding sequence ATGATCCGATTCGCCACGCGGTTGCTGTCGCTGGCCGCACTGCTCGTCGGGACTTGGGCGTGCACCAGTCCGCCGGACGCCAGGCCGGTGACTAGACCGCCACTTCGCTGGGGCGGCGATGCGGAAGGTGGCGCGCCCTTCGTGGAGGCCGATGCGGCTGATCCCACCCGTGTGCGCGGCTTTGACGTCGAGATCGCCGCGATGATCGCGCAGGGCCTCGGGCGCAAACCAGAGTTCGTGCAGGTCGCCTGGGCATCGATCGAGCAGTCGGTCGCCCGCGGCGACTTCACGATCGGCATGTCCGGTCTCGAAGATCGACCTGCGCTGCACGAACGCTTTGCCGTATCGCTGCCGTACTACGAGTTCCGTGAAGTACTCGCCGTGCGCGCGGCCGACAGTGCGCGCTTCCACACACTCGCTGACCTGGGTGGTCGTCGTGTGGCCACGCTTGGCTCCACGATGGCATGGGAGATGGTGCTCGCCGCCAAGATCGCGCACGGCGTGCTGCCGGTGTCGTACGATGACGACGTGCATCCGTACACGGATCTGGTGAGCGGACGCGTCGATGCCGTGTTGCTCGACCACGTGCTGGCCGAACGCTCGCTGCGCCGGATCGGCGGCTTCGTGATTCAGCCGGCGGCATTGGCCCGCGGACACTACGTCGCCGTGCTGGCCGCCGGCGACAGTGTGCTTCGCGACTCGGTGAACGCGACGCTGCGGGCTCGCATGCGTGACGGCGCACTCGAGCGGGTATTCCGGTCGTGGGATGTGTGGAATGCGAGCCAATCCGAGTTTCAGCAGCGGGTGTTACAGGACTCCGTGGCGGCCCGCGACGCGTCTGCCGCCACACGTGGCACCACCACCTCGATCGCGACCTATCTCCCGGCGCTACTGCGGGCCGCCATGATCACCCTGGCGCTCTCGGTGCTCGCGATGACGCTCGCCATCGTGATCGGCATCGGGCTCGCCGCCGGTCGCGTGTACGGATCACGGCCGCTGCGCATCCTGCTCACGGCATACGTGGAAATCATCCGTGGCACGCCGGTACTCCTGCAGCTGTTTGTGTTGTACTACGGACTATCGGACGTCGTTCGACTCCCCGCCTTCGCCGCCGCCGTGATCGGGCTCGGCCTCAACTACGCGGCCTACGAATCCGAGATCTACCGGGCCGCGCTCGAAGCCATCCCCACCCTGCAGCTCGAAGCGGCGCGCACACTGGGTCTCTCCGAGGTGCAGATCCTGCGTCTGGTACGCGGGCCACAGGCGCTTCGACTCGCGCTGGCCCCGATGACCAACGATTTCGTCGCATTGCTCAAGGATTCATCGCTGGTCTCGGTCATCACCGTCGTCGAACTCACCAAGCAAACCGCCATTTACGCGACGAACGCCGGCAGCTGGGCGATCCCCGGCGCGCTGTGCGCCATCGTGTATCTGTCCATGTCGCTGCCGTTGTCGCGCATGGCCCGCCGACTCGAGCAGCGGTGGACCCTGTCATGA